The nucleotide sequence ttaataaattataaaacataattaaaaatatataatttttaaattttatgtataaatttggatttaattcataaaaatctaaatatatattatattagattcttcaaaaatatattttattaaaattaatatatattatatgttatgtgTAAAATTATtgctatatataatatatgttatatacgaactataatatatatatatatagtattacatgttatatatatatatatatatatgtacatagtGAAGAACTGAAGAAGGAGGTCGGCAACAGAGAAGGAGATGGGCGACGGCGTAGGAGGGGACGGCGACGACGCAGGAGATGGCCGCGAGAGGAGGTGAAGTAGGCGGCAGAGACGCGACGGCATTGGGCGGCATGCGGTGGCAGATCTGGAAGCAGAGGCGGCGATGGCGGTAGCGGGACTGAGGTGGCTAAACTAGGCTTGCGATGGCGGTGAAGAAGCCGGCTTGCGGCGGCCGAGCTTGGCGACGGCGACGGTGGGGGCGATGGCGAGGCGGATGGCGACGGGCGACAGTGGCAGTGGGAAATTGGTTgcagaggttgaagatgaaggaTATTGGTTGGAAATAGATGTTTTGGTTGAGGATAAATGGGTAATTTCCATGGTCAATGTAGCGTTTTCTCCCATAGCGATTTGCAAAAGTTGAGGGGGAGGAACTTTTGAAAACGCTATTCAAATAGCGTTTAAGCTGTTGAGCATTTAAGCTATTTGAGTTTGCCaaacatttaataaaaaaagcTTGACAGCGGAAAAGCTATACTAATAGCTTAAAAGCGGTCAAACCACTTAGCCAAACGGACCCTACATATTTAACCTTCAACCAAATGTATCTCTTGTTTTTCTTGCTTGAAAACTATGTTTTGGGAACATCTGAACATTTTCTGaacacaattcaaaattttgaaagaataaGTAGTGACGATACATGAAACCATTTTGCGCTTCCAAACCAAATATGCccttcatttcatttctttttttttgtgggtcTGGTAATATCTTAGGAGTCTAACTCTTAATCTCATTGGAAATTCTTCAGGGAATTGGATGATGAGCTGCAAGATTCGCTTTATGGGTTCTTGGAAGCAAGGGGTATAAATGATGGCCTTGCTGCTTTCTTGCATGAATATATGAAGAACAAAGATAAAGCCGAGTTTATTCGTTGGATGGGCACTGTCAAGTCTTTCTTTGAAAGAAACACAGGGCTTGGTCATGCAAAGTTACAAAGCAATTGAGATTTACGTAAGATTTCTTCTAATTCCGTCGTTGTTTGTGCTGCAAGTAGTGGTATATTATGATCATATCTGCTCTTGACACTGGAATCGTGTTGTAGGATTTAGGTCAGCCCAATTAGGcaaagagaaattaaaaattttcagatGTGAGAGCTTGGAACTTGCTGTTTTCTTGCAGAGAAACAAGGGAaaatccttctttcttttttttttggcataaaaAATGTAGTTGCAGTCGCCCTGGTTCAGATTCTTTGCTTTCTTGCATCACAGATTGCATtaggttttcttttctttccttctagAATCACAGTCATGGCCAGCCGCCTGGTTCAGACAATGCTGTATTGAGGCCCATCTTGTAAAATGCATATTATTATCAGAGTCGAAAGcttttgagttatattttatgcatctgttggtagatttatttttttattcaaatcatataaaatacaagttatacacaaaatatatatataactagagATGTTAAATGAGTTGAGACGGTCAGCCCAACACCCATCACCTGAGCTGAGCAGTGTTGGGTCTAAAGTATTTGAAGTTTGACCCACCCAATTAAATGAGTTagattattttggaattattgttCTTGTGCGGTCTTTCGCTGTTCGTGCTCTCGATTTTGACAGAAGAAGTAAATCACAGATGGAGACTTTGTTTTGCTATGCAGGGTAATGAATTGAACCCACGACCTATTGATATGAATCACAACTTATGACTCAACTACTTGATCTGTGTCTTGGTGTGACttagttttttcttgttttggtaACGCACAATCATGAGCGCCCGCTGTTGTTCGGTTCCACGATATCAGCAAGAGATGTAAATCAGAAGACTCAGCAGTCAGTTTGATCCCTAGTTCTGCCGCAAACGTGAAAGTGACAAGCAATTTTCAACTTTTAGAATCGCTCTGACTGTTGAACTTTCTTCCCTAACCAAGGCTCGAACACTGAACCTGGAGGCCTAAAAAGCAACATTCCAAAATGTACTTTTTTTGTCAGCGGAGCGATGCCCTACGGGCGACTTAGATCATTTTGATCCATAATGTCTGTGGTTTACTTTGCCAAttctaaattaaaacataaaaaaaaaaatcaaaacttaataaGTCTAATTCATTAGAGTAGGGATGagtaagaaaaaatgaaaacaattaaATTGATCGCTTCAAATTGCTATCTCACAAAAAACATggatcattttaaaaattatttaaaataatttaatttatgatttaataaaCTCTAAAATCCACAACAACcctaataaaattaagtttacCTTCTAATTATAAAactatgaattttaattatttattttttgaaataataattaattaaaatttatagtcttggttttgaattttaaataattgctaagtgaaatattaaattcaaaaaatttcaatttaatgatttgaaaaaaaaaaagaactttcaaataattttttggtttaataaaattgaaatagttGTCAAGTAAAATGCCATCAAATTTTTTTACCTCCTCAGCAATGCTAATTAATTACTTGGAAAGGGTTGGTTGAGTCACAACTTccatgttttccttttcttcaatttttattttaaaaataaaaataaaaatattagtgttattattgtattttcattttctttgttagTTGTCACTAATTGTTATACTTTAAACCACTTAAACTACTTATGTCACCTAAACCAGTTGGAGGGGTTTCACACATATGGTGAGTTGATTGTGTTTGGAAAATAGGTGAACTATTTATGGAGGTCTCATTTAAAGGAAAATTTCACATAccacttttaatttttgcttaaaTTGCATTAATCATTTTACccctttttaaaaatatgtcattttctctcttactttctgttatttttttttcattttctccacATCGTTTTATCCCTACGAGGTCTTGCCAATCATTATTGTTATTCTTCTTTCATCATTGTTCTTATCTCGCAAAAGtaagattttttttccttttttcgaGTTTTGATTGTGAACCCTTATATGTCAGTTTCAATCAAAACTAATTGTGTAtgattctctcttatttttcatctatttttctttttctttttgtatatgTGCATGTGCATGAACACAATCGTTGGTGACGAGGTTTAGTTAATACCGATGGTCTTGATTCGATACTTTGGATTAGGATTTCTCTAAAAACCTTAATTATCATTTAGGGCTTTGCAAAAACTCCAATCGTTTATAATGATTAGAGTTTTCTCTTAAAACCCTAATTGATCACAACAATTAAAGTTTCTttggtaataaaaaataaaatagaaaagtaaTTGTTGGATCCATTATTTAGCAATGGTGATTGATGGAGATGGGTGACTTCACGATGGCTAATGGATAAGAGAAAAaaggtaaataaaaaaaagagataaacaTAAGATGGAAATAGTCGACAAATATCAATGGTAACAATGTCAAATAGTCAAGCAAATATAACACCCATGAACTATTGATATTTTCTCTCAATCACCGATGAtaatctcttcttttctctctatttctcttatCTGCTCTTTAGATTAAATTGTGGACAATGGTAATAGCAATTGACAATGATTGTTGTCACCatcgataattttttttttatatagttgTGGTGAGAAAGACTTGGGAAAGAAAGCCAAgagggcatttttgaaatttgaaaacaaaaaataagtgGTGATTTTTTATAGTAAAGGGACATTATTGCATGGtaataaaaatcaagaaatgcAGATATTATTTTCAAAGATGTAAGAGTGATGGGTGTAATTTAAGCAAATACTAGAGAAAATatactatttaaaaatattttcttaattgcCCGACTCTACCGCACCCCTACATAAGAGTACATACAAAATACTTTATTATGAAAGatgaataatttaaaacattGATAATTacagataaaaatttaattatttttttataattataataatttgaagcaatcaaatataaaaagattTATACGGTAACACTTAAAACAGTTATGACTTTTAAACAATGAGaccttcattttgtttttataaataacACATTTTGTTAACAATACTATTAgtgtattatatttaaatttttgtctctttataaaatattttacaattataaattataaaaagctGATAAATTTATCCTATTCTCAGGTTGACGTCTAAATCTACCCCTATTCTCTGCTGAGCAAAGCAGTAAGTTTGGAATgcttatacaaaaataattctaaaagtAGCTCTGATTAATATACCCATCATAATATGTTTGCACAAGCAAAAGCCTAAATCTCATTAAAATCTAACCGTAAAGCCAACCCATAATAAGGCCATCCCTTCCCCATGAGTTGAACCTTAAAAGTGGGAAGCTTACAAATACTGGGTCTTGCAggcatttatttttttggcgacctttatttattttgatcattataACATAgatattatttagaaaaaacagatcaatcccaattttttCAGGTCGGCTAAGCTCTGACCAACTTAACACTGCAGGGGACACTCCCATGGAACATAAGTtagcagatatatatatatatatagacaattTTAAGCTCTAAAAACCAAACCCTGCTGAATTAAGGTTTTGAAACTATCAATAATGCCAAACAATGTTCAACTAGAATTCAGACTGCCGAACAAAATTACACAtaccttaaaaaaataaaacacaaaaactGCGAATTCAAGAAAAGCAAGCAAAAAAATTTTTGACTTGGTAGAAATGTTTGTGCTCAGGTCATGAAAATGTTTCCTAAAGAGACTCCCCTCCCACTCCAAAAAGACCAACAAGTAGTCAGAGGAGGCAAGGCTAGGGTTGGTTCTGGCCACTCAATGGGATTTGATATACTCCTGAACAATATGGAGACCTTCCGTTTCCTCCCCATAATCCTGcacaatatatataacacaCATGAGTTTCCCATGAAAAGATACTGCGAGTAGTAGTAGGATATAATAATCCCATTCCATTTGTCGATGATACCTTCACAACAACGCACGAGCAACCCACAACTTTCCTCGCCTTCCCCTCCGAATCAATCTTGCACAACTGCATGCCAATAGCATAACAAAGAGATATATTCGTTAGCCTCACAGTTCCCCACCAATTAAAAGAACAGAGAATCAACGGTACAACCATCAATAGAAGTGATGAAAACTAGAGGTCAACaaccaaataattaattttcataaaagcAGACCTTTACTTCTCATGGTGATCAGAAGACAAAATTGATGATTGAATTGCTGGAAATTAATTACGTATGAAACCCATACCAGTAGAAAAAAGACcagaacaaattttaaaaattggacGGGTGCAGAACGGTAGGATACCTGAAAAGGTTCTCCGGTAAACAGCTTGCATGTGGAAAGCAACATTGGAAACAAAATGCATCTACATATCTACCATCTAATCAGGAGTACTGTAGTTCCCAAATTTGCAAATCCCTCTTTTATTAAACATGTTAGTAGGCAGGTTTATATGTTTTGCCCCTCAGAACTTGAAACAATTCCAACTTTATGATCCTCTAAATCAAGCGCAACAATGTAAGACCAAAATTGCCATTTTAGAGTACATAACATTAAAGAAGGCGCCAAGTTTCAGCAAGAAAAGATCAACTGGCAAAGTCATGAATGAAATATTAAAAGGCGAGCAAGAGATATAAATCTCATAAGAACTAGCAAGCTAGCAATAGAGTTTTACTTACACCAGACCACTCGCCAAGAGTTTTAGCACTTGGAACTGTTATCAAGCTCACGTTGTGGTCTGCACAAAGTGCTTTCACAAGTTTGACGTAATCTGGCTGGTTGCAGTCCTCTGCCAGCACACAAAGCTGTGCAGCATGCTTCTCAATCACCTTTGCACCTTCATGAAGACCTCGAGCAACCCCACCAtgggccaaggatttcctcaacACAAGCTGCAGGGCTGTCATAATGTCCATAGGCTCACCAAGAGCTGGAGCTGGAGCTGGAGCAGGAGTCTCAGCTGCCACCACTGCATCCTCACTGGAAAAGAAATTGACTAAAACAGTGAGTAACTTTAATAGAAAGGAGAACAATCACTGccaaaacaacttttttttttgttgctagaTCACTGCCAAAACTTCATTAGAAGTAATAAATGATCATGTCTCTTAATCCAAATTCATAATCCAGATCTAAATCAGGCAATTGCTAAGGAACAAGGAACAAAAACCACACACATAGCAAAGGGTCCTATGAAAATGGGGCAATCAGTAAGgaacagaaaaaggaaagacAAGTCCAAAAAGCATGCCTTGTACattgaaaatattataactTCCAAACCCTATTCTAAACTAAAAGTGGAGTTTCTTAGATTCTTGCTTAAAGTAGAAAAAGAATGGTAACAGGTGAAAATGACATACCCTGacattttgcttcttcttcaaaGTCCTTTATCTCCAATCTGCTCAGACAGAAAATTAAATCAGACTGAAAACAAGAGACAGTTTAggtaaagaaatttttttagcaCACAATGAAATTGCAACTCATGCCATTGTAGGTAACAAAAAATTACCataatatatacaatatatgGGATGACATGTACCAGGCCACTGCCCAGCTGCTACCTACCAAAGTCAAGGATGGTTAACTTTCCCTCAAAAGGAACAGAAGTGGCCATTATTACACAGTAATAAGCCAATGAAGACATTCAAAGACTGGTTTTTCTAGTTTCATTCAGACAGCAATGTAGCATTTTAGTACAATCAATCATTCATGCACAATCTTGTAGTCTAGAAATCTTGACTCCAGGCTTGACATTTCTCCAATTGTTAAATTGGCAACCCACAGGTTCTAGAATTTTCCCAAGAATACTT is from Diospyros lotus cultivar Yz01 chromosome 2, ASM1463336v1, whole genome shotgun sequence and encodes:
- the LOC127795964 gene encoding 40S ribosomal protein S12-like, giving the protein MSGEDAVVAAETPAPAPAPALGEPMDIMTALQLVLRKSLAHGGVARGLHEGAKVIEKHAAQLCVLAEDCNQPDYVKLVKALCADHNVSLITVPSAKTLGEWSGLCKIDSEGKARKVVGCSCVVVKDYGEETEGLHIVQEYIKSH